The following DNA comes from Candidatus Nitrosotalea okcheonensis.
TATGTCGCAGTCCTGAAAGGATTGCTTTCTGGTGAAGATTACACATATAGGGGAAATTTCTTTTCTTTTGAAAGTTTCCCAAAACTTGTTCCATACAGAATGAATATTCCAATTCTGTTTGGTTCTTCAGGTCCAAAAATGATTGATCTGGCAGGACAAATATCTGACGGGCTGGTATTAAATTCAATAGGTACACCAGATTACTTTAAAGAAGCAATATGTACCTTCCAAGAATCTGTCAAAAGATCCAAAAGAAAAAAAAGTAAATTTGAGATTGCCTCTAGTGTAATATTTTCGGTTGATGATAAATACGATGAAGCAATAAAAGCTGCTAAACCTGATGTTTTGTTCTATGTTCTTTATCCAGAGTTAGACCCAGTCATAGAAAAGACACCTTATGTTGAAAGAATAAAAAAGATAAGAAAAGAACACTCTGCTGGGAATTACAAAGAGGCTCTTTCTTTAATATCTGATGAAATGATAGAGGATCTCACCATTGCAGGAACTCCAAAGGAATGCAGAAAAAAACTGCAAAAAATATATGGCTACGGAATTACTTTACCAATAATCAGAGTATCAGTTCAGACTTTCAAGGAGAATCAACGCAAGGATGTCTTTCTAAAAGCAATACAATCACTAGCTAAAATGTGACCTAGTAACTACCTCGTTAGTCAATTAATTCATGAAAAACCAAATCAATAGACATGAAGTTGAACATTAAACATATTATAATTATCGCAAGTTGCATAGGAGCAGCCCTGCTTGTAGCCTTCTTCCTCATGACAGAGGCAAGTGTTGATTTG
Coding sequences within:
- a CDS encoding LLM class flavin-dependent oxidoreductase, producing MNLALTFYSVLKMPISDIISCGVAAEKAGFSHVSLAESFYRDAAVLGTAIATNTTKIKFGSSIFPIPTRTPFQIAMATATLNEISCNRVGFVGLGVGYRSRIEKYFGIKIENSLDKMKEYVAVLKGLLSGEDYTYRGNFFSFESFPKLVPYRMNIPILFGSSGPKMIDLAGQISDGLVLNSIGTPDYFKEAICTFQESVKRSKRKKSKFEIASSVIFSVDDKYDEAIKAAKPDVLFYVLYPELDPVIEKTPYVERIKKIRKEHSAGNYKEALSLISDEMIEDLTIAGTPKECRKKLQKIYGYGITLPIIRVSVQTFKENQRKDVFLKAIQSLAKM